A window of Xylophilus sp. GW821-FHT01B05 contains these coding sequences:
- a CDS encoding heavy metal response regulator transcription factor, producing the protein MRILIVEDERKTADYLHQGLTEQGCTVDVAYDGIDGQHLALHYDFDVIVLDVMLPGLDGFEVLRSLRAVKNTPVIMLTARDGVDDRVKGLREGADDYLVKPFSFIELLARLQALNRRGRAQEPTLLRVGGLQVDLISRRATREGQRIDLTAKEFALLAVLARRPGEILSKTSIAELVWDMNFDSNTNVVEVAIKRLRTKIDVPFSHSLLHTIRGMGYVLEEREQQG; encoded by the coding sequence ATGAGAATCCTGATCGTCGAAGACGAGCGCAAGACCGCCGACTACCTGCACCAGGGCCTGACCGAGCAGGGCTGCACCGTGGACGTGGCCTATGACGGCATCGACGGCCAGCACCTGGCCCTGCACTACGACTTCGACGTGATCGTGCTCGACGTCATGCTGCCCGGGCTGGATGGCTTCGAGGTGCTGCGCTCGCTGCGCGCCGTGAAGAACACGCCGGTGATCATGCTGACCGCTCGCGACGGCGTGGACGACCGCGTGAAGGGCCTGCGCGAAGGCGCGGACGACTACCTGGTCAAGCCCTTCTCCTTCATCGAGCTGCTGGCCCGGCTGCAGGCACTCAACCGCCGTGGCCGCGCGCAGGAGCCGACCCTGCTGCGCGTGGGCGGCCTGCAGGTAGACCTGATCAGCCGCCGCGCCACGCGCGAGGGCCAGCGCATAGACCTCACGGCCAAGGAGTTTGCGTTGCTGGCCGTGCTGGCGCGCCGGCCGGGCGAGATCCTGTCCAAGACATCGATCGCCGAGCTGGTCTGGGACATGAACTTCGACAGCAACACCAATGTGGTCGAGGTCGCCATCAAGCGCCTGCGCACCAAGATCGACGTGCCCTTCAGCCACAGCCTGCTGCACACCATCCGCGGCATGGGCTACGTGCTGGAAGAGCGCGAGCAACAAGGCTAG